A genomic window from Prunus persica cultivar Lovell chromosome G2, Prunus_persica_NCBIv2, whole genome shotgun sequence includes:
- the LOC18786592 gene encoding uncharacterized protein LOC18786592, with protein MVAESWFRSLWKTKRKHEGPEKAVVGVLAFEVASLMSKLVHLWQFLSDKQVTKLREEITNSVGIKKLVSDDDDFIVGLICAELIENMVRVAKSVARLAKNCTDPALKSFENAFTEWINNGIDPYGWEFSWKKMERKAKKMEKFISANANLYEEMEVLTELEQNLRRMKGNDDLDGVNLLEFQKKVVWKQQEVKNLKEVSLWNRTYDYIVLLLARSLFTMYSRINHVFGIQQMVDAGDTKDSGIINSDHINRSNSVSALMQSSVRPPKNGLPRFASGPLGRFSAISGPILETNKTNICYSGPLGDSITKSGPISGKNRDVNFFSGPLGRSTTKSGAIAATNRTIRKLWNHSHTNHGKKSHTKSNRLTQVGPFKGCMITANNSPITNCYLSSSDVRSAILNVDILASGNKSHPSTSIFSSKHRLLDAPPETLGAAALALHYANVIIIIEKLVASPHLIGLDARDDLYNMLPASVRATLRARLKPYSKSLTSSVYDTVLAGEWNEAMAGILEWLAPLAHNMIRWQSERSFEQQSLVSRTHVLLAQTLYFANQQKTEATITELLVGLNYVWRFGREVNAKALLESGSSRIYDEFLDLDG; from the coding sequence ATGGTTGCAGAATCGTGGTTTCGCAGTCTTTGGAAGACTAAAAGGAAGCATGAGGGGCCTGAGAAAGCAGTGGTTGGAGTTTTGGCCTTTGAAGTTGCAAGCTTGATGTCTAAGCTGGTCCATCTATGGCAATTTCTGAGTGATAAACAGGTTACTAAGCTAAGAGAAGAAATCACAAATTCAGTGGGTATAAAAAAGCTTGTGTCAGATGATGATGACTTCATTGTAGGGTTGATATGCGCTGAATTGATTGAGAATATGGTCCGCGTGGCAAAATCTGTGGCCAGGCTTGCCAAAAATTGTACTGATCCTGCATTGAAGAGTTTTGAGAATGCTTTTACTGAGTGGATCAATAATGGTATTGACCCTTATGGATGGGAATTTTCATGGAAGAAGATGGAAAGGAAAGCTAAGAAGATGGAGAAGTTCATTTCAGCAAATGCAAATTTGTATGAAGAGATGGAAGTGCTTACAGAGCTTGAACAAAATTTGAGGAGAATGAAGGGAAATGATGACTTAGATGGTGTGAATTTGCTTGAGTTTCAGAAGAAGGTAGTGTGGAAGCAGCAGGAGGTGAAGAATTTGAAAGAGGTCTCTCTGTGGAACAGGACTTATGATTACATAGTCCTCCTTTTGGCAAGATCTCTCTTCACAATGTACAGTAGGATCAATCATGTCTTTGGAATTCAACAAATGGTAGATGCTGGTGATACCAAAGATTCTGGAATTATTAATTCTGATCACATTAATCGTAGCAATTCAGTTTCTGCACTAATGCAATCTTCAGTCCGTCCACCTAAGAATGGTCTTCCAAGATTTGCTTCAGGTCCCCTTGGGAGGTTTAGTGCTATATCAGGGCCAATAttggaaacaaataaaaccaacATTTGCTATTCAGGTCCTCTTGGTGACTCAATTACAAAATCAGGCCCTATTTCGGGAAAGAATAGAGATGTCAACTTTTTTTCAGGCCCTCTTGGGAGGTCAACAACAAAGTCAGGCGCAATTGCTGCAACGAATAGAACCATCAGGAAGTTGTGGAATCACTCACACACTAATCATGGGAAGAAATCACACACAAAGTCCAATAGGTTGACTCAAGTTGGACCTTTCAAAGGATGCATGATAACTGCAAACAATTCACCCATCACCAATTGCTACTTGAGTTCAAGTGATGTTCGTTCAGCAATTCTCAATGTAGACATTCTAGCTTCTGGCAACAAAAGTCATCCTAGTACATCAATCTTCAGTTCCAAGCACAGGTTGTTGGATGCCCCACCAGAAACCCTTGGTGCTGCTGCCTTAGCACTGCACTATGCAAATGTTATCATCATAATTGAGAAGTTAGTTGCATCTCCTCACTTGATTGGTCTTGATGCAAGAGATGACCTGTACAATATGCTGCCTGCAAGTGTGAGAGCTACATTAAGGGCCAGACTAAAGCCATACAGTAAGAGTTTGACTTCATCAGTTTATGATACAGTTCTTGCTGGAGAGTGGAATGAGGCAATGGCAGGAATATTAGAGTGGCTGGCACCTCTTGCTCATAATATGATAAGATGGCAATCCGAGAGGAGTTTTGAACAGCAAAGCTTGGTTTCCAGGACACATGTGCTTTTGGCACAAACCCTTTACTTTGCAAATCAGCAAAAGACAGAAGCAACAATAACAGAGCTGCTTGTTGGGTTGAATTATGTCTGGCGATTTGGCAGAGAAGTCAATGCAAAAGCTCTATTAGAGAGTGGTAGCAGTAGAATCTATGATGAATTTTTGGATCTGGATGGGTAG
- the LOC109947129 gene encoding uncharacterized protein LOC109947129: MESEGNSQNFEQGKKGTRRSWSKFEEDSFLTVLDDFVAAGQRCETGSFKSGTMVQMEKALNIKCPDSGLKACPHIESKLKKWKKQYSIVYDMINTSGFAWNDIKKCVEVDSNDAWETYVQHHKEAAEWRSKPFPLFDRLSNIFGKDRANGQRAEAPADMMEEQSNNDVNASDNCVQEDASPMSLNIEGSQSMNSQNKRKRATSSSDEEKIVTVLEKLFEASGKRMQMVTEAIIKGNEDRSDIAKELKRMGFSPLDQIAALKLILEKPQNITIFMSLDDDIKKVFVEQLLSDNA; encoded by the exons ATGGAAAGTGAAGGTAACAGTCAAAACTTTgaacaaggaaagaaaggaaCTAGGCGGTCATGGTCCAAGTTTGAAGAAGATTCGTTTTTGACCGTGCTAGATGATTTTGTGGCTGCAGGCCAACGCTGTGAGACTGGTAGTTTCAAATCAGGTACTATGGTCCAAATGGAGAAGGCTTTGAATATTAAATGTCCTGATTCGGGGCTAAAGGCATGCCCTCATATTGAATCCAAATTGAAGAAGTGGAAAAAGCAATATAGCATAGTCTATGACATGATAAACACAAGTGGATTTGCTTGGAATGATATAAAAAAGTGTGTTGAGGTTGACAGTAATGATGCATGGGAAACTTATGTGCAG CACCACAAGGAAGCAGCCGAATGGAGGAGCAAACCATTTCCTTTGTTTGATAGACTTTCTAATATCTTCGGAAAGGATCGTGCTAACGGACAAAGAGCTGAAGCCCCCGCTGACATGATGGAAGAGCAAAGCAATAATGATGTTAATGCTAGTGATAATTGTGTCCAGGAAGATGCATCTCCTATGTCTTTAAACATAGAAGGAAGCCAATCTATGAACAGTCAAAATAAGAGGAAAAGAGCTACAAGCTCAAGTGATGAAGAGAAGATTGTGACTGTATTGGAGAAATTGTTTGAAGCTTCTGGGAAAAGGATGCAAATGGTGACTGAGGCTATAATAAAAGGTAATGAAGATCGATCTGATATTGCCAAAGAACTCAAGAGAATGGGATTTTCTCCTTTAGATCAAATTGCAGCACTAAAACTCATTTTGGAGAAGCCACAAAACATAACTATATTCATGTCTTTGGATGATGATATCAAGAAAGTGTTTGTTGAGCAGTTGCTTAGTGACAATGCTTGA
- the LOC109947353 gene encoding uncharacterized protein LOC109947353 has translation MDLKTFGLLCDLLRTDGRLKNDGLVTVEEQVCMFLHMLAHHVKNRTIRNRFVRSGETISRYFNSVLQGILRLQGSLLRVPEPVGDNCTDHRWKWFKNCLGALDGTYIKVRVAETEKPRYRTRKGEIATNVLAVCSRDMQFIFVLPGWEGSASDSRVLRDAITRPNGLRVPTGYYYLVDGGYTNGEGFLAPYRGTRREMSRDPLEYEINEIEETENVIEGDMVGTIGASDEWTTWRNDLAFQMYNEWQGNANN, from the exons ATGGATTTAAAGacatttggtttattatgTGATTTGCTTCGCACGGATGGAAGGTTAAAGAATGACGGTTTGGTGACTGTGGAGGAGCAAGTATGTATGTTCTTGCATATGCTTGCTCATCATGTTAAGAATCGTACTATTAGAAATAGATTTGTTCGATCAGGAGAGACTATTAGTAGGTACTTCAATTCCGTGTTACAAGGCATTTTAAGATTACAAGGTAGCCTATTGAGAGTACCGGAACCTGTAGGTGATAACTGCACAGATCATAGATGGAAATGGTTTAAG AATTGCTTGGGAGCACTAGATGGAACATACATTAAAGTGCGAGTAGCTGAAACCGAAAAACCGAGATATCGGACTAGAAAGGGAGAAATTGCAACAAATGTGTTGGCCGTTTGCTCACGTGATATGCAATTCATATTTGTGTTGCCGGGTTGGGAGGGATCCGCATCCGACTCTAGAGTCCTTCGAGATGCCATAACGAGGCCTAATGGATTAAGAGTTCCTACCG GTTATTATTACCTTGTAGATGGTGGGTACACAAATGGTGAGGGATTTCTCGCACCATATAGAGGAACACG GAGGGAGATGTCTAGAGATCCACTAGAGTatgaaataaatgaaattgaagagacGGAAAATGTGATAGAAGGTGATATGGTTGGCACCATTGGAGCATCGGATGAATGGACTACTTGGAGGAATGACTTGGCGTTCCAAATGTATAATGAGTGGCAAGGAAATGCGAATAACTAG
- the LOC18785424 gene encoding phosphatidylinositol-3-phosphatase myotubularin-1, producing MQVKPIADFHPQQTATTKPHVSISIFSSSLSLSLSLSLSLSSIILSKVGQTVSFRRMAAPKPRSSSGRSTPLRDSSESEKMEATGSWDALDWTIEPVSRSVSRSVSRVQLECLLEAEQVEVEGYGVVLVNTDEAGTLIVTNFRLLFLSEGTRNVIALGTIPLATIEKFNKLVVKNQSTPRQSDKTPSRRLLQVIGKDMRIIVFGFRPKTRQRRAVFNALLKCTKPASLWDLYAFVSGPSKFNNTNPKVRLLNEYLRLLGKGSLRASMNMIEDGSFTFSNDLWRISSINSSYTMCQSYPFALIVPKSITDDEVLQASNFRARGRLPVVTWCHPKTGAVLARSSQPLVGIMMNMRSNTDEKIVAALCAQLTGTRGKRRKLYIADARPRKNALANGAMGGGSESSSNYFQSEIVFFGIDNIHAMRESFARLRDYLDTHGAASSDGMSSFLRHGGWTWGGGNLSSMSASVSTLGDSGWLIHVQSVLAGSAWIAARVALESASVLVHCSDGWDRTTQLISLANLLLDPYYRTVTGFQALIEKDWLAFGHPFADRVGMSTVTGSCSIASELPRQSSTGSIQSSPMRQPSASFTSQPPTSHAQNNYSPIFLQWVDCVSQLLRMYPFAFEFSSAFLVDLLDCVLSCRFGNFFCNSEKERQQCGVPEACGCMWAYLADLRASKGSSHVHYNYFYDPLKHDGPILPPAAALAPTLWPQFHLRWACPSEAQAGDVEAQFRKMDIKFSELQKEKEAAEQKAKEITAVMELLSADLQNEKQVSSSAMILAKRASKESEAIKRAIQSLGCNVHFSSSGDCTVDIESSQIEPPLKSSYPSKREADGAVQRDDKSDLSVSITVMADDVVSSNPIDRVCETLCPLRMRDGGCRWPDAGCAQLGSQFVGLKANYEAFDKLSIYDSYFQPK from the exons ATGCAGGTAAAGCCCATAGCCGATTTCCACCCACAACAAACAGCGACGACAAAACCTCACGTCTCCATCTCCATTTTCTcgagttctctctctctctctctctctctctctctctctctctcttctattATCTTGTCAAAAGTTGGACAAACGGTGTCGTTTCGCCGCATGGCAGCGCCAAAGCCCCGCTCAAGCTCAGGTCGATCGACGCCTCTCAGGGACTCTTCCGAGTCCGAGAAGATGGAGGCCACTGGTAGCTGGGACGCCCTCGACTGGACCATTGAG ccGGTTTCGCGGTCCGTTTCTCGGTCGGTTTCGCGTGTACAATTGGAGTGCTTGCTTGAAGCTGAACAGGTCGAAGTTGAG GGGTATGGCGTTGTTCTTGTAAATACTGATGAGGCAGGTACCTTGATAGTGACCAATTTTCGTCTTCTTTTCTTG agTGAGGGAACTAGGAATGTTATTGCACTTGGCACGATACCTTTGGCAACAATTGAGAAGTTCAACAAACTT GTTGTAAAGAATCAATCAACCCCTCGTCAATCTGACAAGACTCCATCAAGGCGACTTCTTCAGGTCATTG gTAAAGACATGAGGATCATCGTCTTTGGCTTTCGCCCTAAAACAAGGCAG AGACGTGCAGTATTTAATGCACTATTAAAGTGTACAAAGCCAGCGAGTCTATGGGATCTTTATGCTTTTGTTTCTGGACCTTCCAAATTCAATAACACCAACCCAAAGGTGCGGTTACTAAATGAGTATCTTCGGCTTCTCGGAAAAGGCTCCTTACGTGCATCGATGAATATGATTGAGGATGGTTCATTCACATTTTCCAATGATTTGTGGAGAATAAGTAGTATAAATTCCAGCTATACAATGTGCCAGAGTTATCCATTTGCCTTGATAGTTCCGAAATCCATTAC TGATGATGAAGTGCTCCAGGCTTCCAATTTCCGTGCAAGAGGTCGCTTGCCTGTAGTTACGTGGTGTCATCCAA AAACTGGAGCAGTTCTTGCACGTTCTTCCCAACCCTTGGTTGGTATCATGATGAATATGAGAAG CAACACCGATGAAAAGATTGTTGCTGCACTTTGTGCTCAACTTACTGGTACAAGAGGTAAACGGAG GAAGCTATATATAGCAGATGCGAGACCCCGAAAAAATGCTTTAGCTAATGGTGCCATGGGAGGTGGCTCTGAGTCAtcttcaaattattttcaatcTGAG ATAGTTTTCTTTGGGATAGACAACATACACGCAATGAGAGAGAGTTTTGCCCGGCTTAGGGACTACTTAGACACTCATGGTGCGGCTTCATCGGATGGGATGTCATCTTTCTTG AGACACGGTGGATGGACTTGGGGTGGAGGCAACCTTAGCAGTATGTCTGCTTCAGTGTCAACTCTCGGGGACAGTGGTTGGTTAATACATGTTCAAAGTGTCTTGGCTGGTTCTGCTTGGATTGCTGCCCGTGTTGCTTTGGAGTCGGCATCAGTGCTTGTGCATTGTAG TGATGGATGGGACAGAACTACTCAGCTGATTTCGCTTGCCAATTTGCTGCTTGATCCATACTATCGGACAGTCACAGGATTTCAG GCACTTATTGAGAAAGATTGGCTAGCATTTGGTCATCCATTTGCAGATCGAGTGGGCATGTCAACTGTAACAGGAAGTTGCAGCATAGCTTCTGAATTGCCAAGGCAGTCCTCTACTGGGAGTATCCAGTCATCACCCATGCGTCAGCCATCAGCATCGTTCACATCTCAACCACCTACTTCTCATGCACAGAACAACTATTCTCCCATATTTCTGCAG TGGGTTGATTGCGTTTCACAATTGTTGCGAATGTATCCTTTCGCTTTTGAGTTCTCTTCA GCTTTCCTGGTGGATCTTCTGGACTGTGTTCTATCCTGTCGCTTTGGAAACTTCTTCTGTAATAG TGAAAAGGAGAGGCAGCAATGTGGTGTACCTGAAGCTTGTGGATGCATGTGGGCATATTTGGCCGATTTGCGTGCTTCGAAGGGAAGTTCTCATGTGCACTATAACTACTTTTATGATCCATTGAAGCATGATGGTCCAATATTGCCTCCAGCAGCAGCTTTAGCACCAACTCTTTGGCCTCAATTCCATCTCCGATGGGCTTGTCCCTCAGAGGCTCAAGCTGGAGATGTTGAAGCTCAATTTAGGAAGATGGATATTAAATTCTCTGAACTACAGAAG GAAAAAGAAGCGGCAGAACAGAAAGCTAAAGAAATCACTGCCGTTATGGAATTGTTAAGTGCAGATTTGCAAAATGAAAAGCAAGTCAGCAGCTCAGCTatgattttggccaagagGGCAAGCAAGGAAAGTGAGGCCATAAAGCGAGCTATACAATCACTGGGATGCAATGTCCACTTTTCAAGCAGTGGAGATTGCACCGTCGACATTGAAAGCAGCCAAATTGAACCTCCACTGAAGTCATCTTATCcttcaaaaagagaagcagATGGCGCTGTACAGCGTGATGATAAATCAGACCTCTCTGTTTCAATTACAGTCATGGCAGATGATGTGGTTTCCAGCAACCCAATTGATCGAGTATGCGAAACTTTATGCCCTTTACGCATGCGAGATGGAGGCTGCAGGTGGCCAGATGCTGGCTGTGCTCAGTTGGGTAGCCAATTTGTCGGACTGAAGGCCAACTACGAGGCATTTGATAAACTTTCTATTTATGATAGCTATTTCCAGCCTAAATGA